The proteins below are encoded in one region of Aeromonas veronii:
- the malE gene encoding maltose/maltodextrin ABC transporter substrate-binding protein MalE: MKKKLLSSLIGLATLGVACSATAAIDEGQLTIWINGDKGYNGLAEVGKKFEAETGIKVTVAHPDQVEVKFQQAAATGNGPDIFFWAHDRYGEWVKAGLLVPVTPNAAEKAKFEQFAWDAMTVDGKTYGYPVAVEAVSLIYNKDLLPNPPKTFEEIAKIDEDLKKNGKRAIMWAYDTPYFSYPLVAANGGYAFKKTATGYDVKDTGVNNAGAKAGVGYISEMIKSGHLEKGIDYGVMDAKFNKGEVAMMINGPWAWSNLDKSGIKYGVAPLPTLQGKPAKAFVGVLGATINAASPNKDLAIEFLENYLLTDAGLAPVNADKPLGAVALKSFQKTLEADANIKATMQNAQNGEPMPSVPEMSRFWSSFETALKNVTSGRQSVDEALDTAAKRIVQ; the protein is encoded by the coding sequence ATGAAAAAGAAATTGCTGTCATCCCTGATCGGTCTGGCTACTCTGGGTGTGGCTTGCTCTGCCACGGCTGCCATTGACGAAGGTCAGCTGACCATCTGGATCAACGGTGACAAGGGCTATAACGGCCTGGCCGAAGTCGGCAAGAAATTCGAAGCGGAGACCGGCATCAAGGTGACCGTGGCTCACCCGGACCAGGTTGAAGTGAAATTCCAGCAAGCCGCTGCCACCGGCAACGGTCCCGACATCTTCTTCTGGGCTCACGACCGTTACGGTGAGTGGGTCAAGGCCGGTCTGCTGGTGCCGGTGACCCCGAATGCCGCCGAGAAGGCCAAGTTCGAGCAGTTCGCCTGGGACGCCATGACCGTCGACGGCAAGACCTACGGCTACCCGGTTGCAGTTGAAGCCGTCAGCCTGATTTACAACAAGGATCTGCTGCCGAACCCGCCGAAGACCTTCGAAGAGATCGCCAAGATCGACGAAGATCTGAAGAAGAATGGCAAGCGCGCCATCATGTGGGCCTATGACACCCCCTACTTCAGCTATCCCCTGGTGGCTGCCAACGGTGGTTATGCCTTCAAGAAGACCGCCACCGGTTATGACGTGAAAGACACCGGCGTGAACAACGCGGGCGCCAAGGCGGGCGTGGGCTACATCTCCGAGATGATCAAGTCCGGTCACCTGGAGAAGGGCATCGACTACGGTGTCATGGATGCCAAGTTCAACAAGGGCGAAGTGGCCATGATGATCAACGGTCCCTGGGCCTGGAGCAACCTGGACAAGAGCGGCATCAAGTACGGCGTAGCGCCGCTGCCGACCCTGCAGGGCAAACCGGCCAAGGCCTTCGTTGGCGTACTGGGTGCGACCATCAACGCCGCCAGCCCGAACAAGGATCTGGCCATCGAGTTCCTCGAGAACTATCTGCTGACCGATGCCGGTCTGGCGCCGGTGAATGCCGACAAGCCGCTGGGTGCCGTGGCACTGAAGTCCTTCCAGAAGACCCTGGAAGCGGATGCCAACATCAAGGCCACCATGCAGAACGCCCAGAATGGCGAGCCGATGCCGTCCGTGCCTGAGATGAGCCGTTTCTGGTCCTCCTTCGAAACTGCCCTCAAGAACGTCACCTCTGGCCGTCAGAGCGTTGACGAAGCCCTGGATACTGCTGCCAAGCGTATCGTTCAGTAA